One segment of Fusarium falciforme chromosome 13, complete sequence DNA contains the following:
- a CDS encoding uncharacterized protein (Related to multidrug resistance-associated protein/mitoxantrone resistance protein, ABC superfamily), with protein MRILASTALIASLLIISFLQYLEKARSRSVGAFVASYWLLLLLASGAQLHSSVTRRVYEQDLSVFIVICISFGLVCIQFLLTWTLPRQAVYQPLESSENECPSERATIISTLTFNWMTPMMRHGYKQYITEDDLWDLAKQDTARAAADTFQSAWAHEQACKEKPSLWVALFRGFGAAYAQSALFKAVADILAILQPQLLRFFISFVDSYRSQQPQPQPFTLGAAIALSMFFVSVGQSLCLHQCFQRLSQTGIKLKSSLVSTIYRKSLRLSNEASGTKSTGDIVNLMAVDSQRLQDVTQFSQHLWSAPLQIVLCTVSLYGLLGYSMFAGVVLMIVTIPINGSITKSLKVLQKQQMKNKDARSKLTAEVIANMKSIKLFAWGAAFANRIGRIRNDRELVTLRKTGALQAVSSFVGSVTPFLVACSAFAVRVLVQRKPLTTEIVFPAIALFQLLTSPLTILPAAISSVTEASVAVSRLVAFFTADELQADAVIHEEAVTASGEESVSIQTATFKWSLHETGTALEEITLSAHKGELVCLVGRVGAGKSSILHALLGDLYKTTGSVTLRGSVAYVAQQPWVLNASVRDNITFGKPWDPDFYVETVKACALVDDLAQLPNGDQTEVGDKGITLSGGQKARLTLARAVYARADIYLLDDCLSAVDQHVGRHLIEEVFGRGGLLKDRTRILATNSTPVLLEANSIVLIREGKISGQGTYDQLVIRGRDFASLIGQADKTQESTTARPGAGEGTVNGQQEPSKDKTSKPTGHDSAVESRANTPGSADAGRKILDVEAAMNKPKRHKEFTQQGSVKWKVYGEYAKASSLWAVSLYAVTLVGAQVAEIGGNVWLKQWSEANDDPNPDVDVKKYLGIYVAFGLGSAGLVILQSSTLWLWCSVKASRKLHESMITAILRAPMTFFETTPTGQILNRFSSDIYRIDQSLPRQFNTLFINTVKAIFSLAVISSGTPAFIILAIPLVFLYSYMQRYYLGAKRELKRLDGVSRSPVFAHFQESLGGLTTIRAYSQQERFSLESEKRLDANMKAYVPSITANRWLGIRLEFIGSIIILSATGLALAQLSLGKHLSAGMVGLMISYALQITQSFSSLVRATGEVETNIVSVEHVLEYTHLPSEAPDVIPHHRPGISWPARGSVDFVDYSTRYRPELGLVLRNLNLTFKPGEKIGVVGRTGAGKSSLALALFRIIEPSAGSIHVDDVDISTIGLLDLRKRLTVIPQDPALFQGTVRENLDPGEEHDDTELWTALGLARLKEHVSSMAGGLDTKIYEGGSNLSQGQKQLVSLARAMLKPSTILVLDEATAAVDTQTDMHLQETLRENIFSNRTVITIAHRINTVIDSDRIVVLEKGEAVEFDTPSALMQQKGAFYQLVKEAGLVERLG; from the exons ATGAGAATATTGGCATCTACGGCCCTCATCGCCTCTCTGCTCATCATCAGCTTCCTTCAATACCTTGAAAAGGCACGCTCCCGTAGCGTGGGAGCATTTGTTGCTTCGTactggctgctgctgttgcttgcTTCTGGCGCACAACTGCACTCATCAGTTACCCGACGCGTGTACGAACAAGACCTTTCTGTTTTCATCGTTATTTGCATCAGTTTCGGGCTCGTCTGCATCCAATTCCTGCTCACTTGGACACTCCCTAGACAAGCGGTCTATCAGCCACTGGAAAGCAGTGAAAACGAGTGCCCAAGCGAGCGTGCAACCATCATCTCAACCCTTACCTTTAACTGGATGACCCCGATGATGAGGCATGGCTACAAGCAGTACATCACCGAAGACGACCTTTGGGACCTAGCCAAGCAAGATACTGCCCGAGCCGCTGCCGACACCTTCCAAAGCGCCTGGGCTCACGAGCAAGCGTGTAAGGAGAAGCCGTCTTTGTGGGTTGCGTTGTTCCGTGGTTTTGGAGCAGCGTATGCTCAGAGTGCTTTGTTTAAGGCTGTTGCAGACATTCTTGCAATCCTGCAGCCACAACTCCTGCGGTTCTTCATCTCATTCGTGGATTCATATCGAagtcagcagcctcagcctcagcctttCACCCTCGGTGCTGCCATCGCCTTGAGCATGTTCTTTGTCTCAGTAGGACAGAGCCTGTGTCTTCACCAATGCTTCCAGCGCCTATCACAGACTGGAATCAAATTGAAGTCCTCGCTCGTCTCGACAATTTACAGGAAATCACTCAGACTCTCGAACGAGGCCAGTGGCACGAAATCAACCGGTGACATTGTCAACCTCATGGCCGTGGACAGCCAGCGCCTCCAAGATGTCACGCAGTTCAGCCAACATCTCTGGTCAGCGCCACTGCAGATCGTTCTATGCACAGTCTCCCTTTACGGTCTCTTGGGGTACAGCATGTTCGCCGGCGTCGTGCTGATGATCGTCACGATTCCTATCAATGGGAGCATCACCAAGTCGTTGAAGGTTCTACAAAAGCAGCAGATGAAAAACAAAGATGCGAGGTCGAAGCTCACGGCCGAGGTCATCGCCAACATGAAATCCATCAAGCTTTTCGCTTGGGGCGCTGCATTTGCAAACCGAATCGGGCGTATTCGCAACGATAGGGAACTTGTTACTCTGCGAAAGACTGGTGCTCTACAGGCTGTGTCCAGTTTCGTTGGCTCGGTGACTCCGTTCTTGGTGGCTTGCTCGGCCTTTGCAGTGAGGGTTCTAGTCCAAAGGAAGCCATTGACGACCGAGATCGTCTTTCCTGCTATTGCCTTGTTTCAACTGTTAACTTCGCCCCTGACGATCCTTCCTGCGGCGATTTCTTCTGTTACTGAAGCTAGCGTTGCTGTGAGCCGACTGGTGGCCTTCTTCACTGCGGATGAGCTCCAGGCAGATGCGGTCATTCACGAAGAGGCTGTCACAGCATCAGGTGAAGAATCTGTCAGTATTCAGACCGCAACCTTCAAATGGAGCCTGCACGAAACCGGAACAGCACTCGAAGAAATCACCCTGTCCGCCCACAAAGGAGAGCTAGTCTGTCTTGTCGGCCGTGTCGGAGCCGGAAAGTCCTCCATCCTCCACGCCCTCCTCGGAGATCTCTACAAAACCACCGGCTCCGTCACTCTTCGCGGCTCAGTTGCCTACGTCGCACAACAGCCGTGGGTGCTGAACGCGAGCGTGAGAGACAACATCACCTTCGGCAAGCCGTGGGACCCTGACTTTTACGTCGAGACGGTCAAGGCATGTGCCTTGGTAGATGATCTCGCTCAACTACCAAACGGAGACCAGACCGAGGTTGGCGACAAGGGCATCACGTTGAGTGGGGGGCAGAAGGCGCGTTTGACCTTGGCTAGGGCTGTCTACGCCAGAGCGGATATCTATCTGCTGGATGACTGTCTTTCGGCGGTGGACCAGCATGTCGGAAGGCATTTGATTGAAGAGGTTTTCGGGCGGGGGGGTCTTCTCAAGGACAGGACCAGAATTTTGGCAACGAACTCGACGCCAGTTTTGTTGGAGGCTAACTCGATCGTTCTGATTCGCGAGGGAAAGATCTCGGGGCAAGGAACATACGATCAGCTCGTCATCAGGGGAAGAGATTTTGCTAGCCTCATTGGTCAAGCTGACAAAACCCAGGAGTCGACTACTGCGAGACCCGGTGCTGGAGAGGGCACCGTCAATGGGCAACAGGAACCCAGTAAGGACAAAACATCCAAACCCACAGGACATGATTCCGCCGTCGAGAGTCGTGCGAACACTCCCGGGAGCGCCGATGCTGGGAGGAAAATTCTCGATGTTGAAGCCGCCATGAACAAGCCCAAACGTCACAAGGAATTCACCCAGCAGGGAAGCGTCAAGTGGAAGGTCTACGGCGAATACGCCAAGGCAAGCAGTCTATGGGCCGTGTCCTTGTACGCTGTCACACTGGTAGGCGCTCAAGTCGCCGAGATTG GAGGAAATGTTTGGCTGAAGCAGTGGTCTGAGGCTAATGATGATCCAAACCCTGATGTCGACGTCAAGAAGTATCTTGGCATATATGTCGCCTTTGGGCTTGGTTCAGCTGGTTTGGTGATTTTGCAGTCGTCGACATTGTGGTTGTGGTGTTCGGTcaag GCCTCTCGCAAACTTCATGAAAGCATGATCACTGCTATCTTGAGAGCGCCAATGACCTTCTTCGAGACAACTCCAACAGGTCAAATCCTCAATCGATTTTCCAG CGACATTTACCGCATTGACCAGTCTCTGCCTCGCCAGTTCAACACCCTCTTCATCAACACAGTCAAAGCCATATTCAGCCTCGCCGTCATCTCTTCTGGAACGCCCGCCTTCATCATCCTGGCCATCCCTCTTGTGTTCTTGTACAGCTACATGCAACGGTACTACCTGGGGGCAAAGCGAGAGTTAAAGCGCCTCGACGGAGTTAGTCGCAGTCCAGTATTCGCCCATTTCCAAGAGTCCCTTGGCGGCCTCACGACTATCAGAGCATATTCTCAGCAGGAACGGTTCTCGCTTGAGAGTGAAAAACGGTTGGATGCGAACATGAAGGCCTATGTCCCTTCTATCACTGCGAATCGGTGGCTTGGAATCCGTTTGGAGTTCATTGGGTCGATCATTATTCTCTCTGCCACCGGACTTGCACTTGCTCAGTTGTCCCTAGGCAAACACTTGTCTGCAGGCATGGTTGGTTTGATGATATCTTATGCCCT ACAAATCACTCAGTCTTTCAGCTCTCTTGTCCGAGCTACTGGGGAGGTCGAGACAAACATCGTCTCAGTCGAGCATGTGCTAGAGTATACCCATCTCCCTAGCGAGGCGCCAGATGTTATACCTCACCACCGCCCTGGGATCAGCTGGCCCGCTAGAGGTTCTGTGGATTTTGTTGACTACAGCACGCGTTATCGACCTGAGCTGGGCTTGGTTCTACGGAACCTCAACCTTACTTTTAAGCCCGGCGAGAAGATTGGCGTGGTGGGCCGCACTGGTGCTGGGAAGAGTTCACTAGCCCTGGCACTATTCAGAATCATTGAGCCGTCGGCTGGAAGCATTCACGTCGACGATGTTGATATCTCGACTATCGGCCTCTTGGATCTGCGGAAGCGACTCACCGTCATCCCCCAAGATCCTGCGTTGTTTCAAGGGACTGTCCGGGAGAATCTTGACCCCGGAGAGGAACATGACGACACAGAGCTTTGGACTGCTCTTG GGCTTGCACGACTCAAAGAACATGTCTCCAGCATGGCTGGTGGATTGGATACCAAGATCTACGAAGGAG GATCCAATCTCAGCCAGGGCCAGAAACAGCTCGTATCATTGGCCCGCGCCATGCTCAAGCCGTCGACCATCCTTGTGCTGGACGAAGCGACT GCTGCCGTAGATACCCAAACCGACATGCATCTCCAGGAGACACTTCGAGAGAACATCTTCAGCAACCGGACCGTCATCACAATTGCGCATCGGATCAACACCGTTATTGACTCAGACCGCATCGTGGTTCTTGAAAAGGGCGAGGCTGTTGAGTTTGACACACCTTCGGCGCTGATGCAACAGAAAGGAGCTTTTTACCAACTTGTCAAGGAGGCTGGGCTTGTAGAGAGGCTGGGATGA